In Debaryomyces hansenii CBS767 chromosome A complete sequence, a genomic segment contains:
- a CDS encoding DEHA2D11550p (weakly similar to uniprot|P40100 Saccharomyces cerevisiae YER185W or uniprot|P53047 Saccharomyces cerevisiae YGR213C RTA1 involved in 7-aminocholesterol resistance), with the protein MAENQTTSSWRGFTKDTWRAYPYTPSFEAAIIFSAFFGLATIFQIIQIFNAILQKDTTRKRVLYIFLPFFLGGIFETLGYIARVFLSLDVTKFGPYIIQMFLLLLGPVLFAATLYMSLGRLIERMHGQEYSIISLKYSTKIFVKVMLSLSFIAQLAGVGILAGGTPGTGKKIVVGGLIVQLVTFSMFIIVGLVFYYKLTKYPSEIATTTRRYPSKFNNWNSILIVLFFCSVSIFVRSIYRLIEYTQGDDGYLMFHEPFLYCFDAALMFLNMFLFLSQDIGKYYITIGTVKLDASRIEVCESSGTLASQLSALPYKNLRLGRASMSTPN; encoded by the coding sequence ATGGCAGAAAATCAAACAACTAGCTCATGGAGGGGTTTTACAAAAGATACCTGGAGGGCTTATCCATATACTCCATCTTTTGAAGCTGCAATAATATTCAGTGCATTTTTTGGGTTGGCAACtatattccaaattattcagATATTTAATGCTATTCTACAAAAAGACACAACTAGAAAACGTGTATtgtatatttttcttccGTTTTTTCTAGGAGGGATTTTTGAAACACTTGGTTACATTGCTCGAGTATTTTTAAGCTTGGATGTAACTAAATTTGGACCCTACATCATACAAATGTtcctattattattaggaCCTGTATTATTTGCTGCTACATTATACATGTCTTTGGGAAGACTAATTGAACGTATGCATGGTCAAGAATATTCTATCATTTCATTAAAGTACTCGACGAAAATATTTGTTAAGGTGATGTTAtctctttcttttattGCCCAACTTGCTGGTGTTGGTATTTTAGCTGGTGGTACTCCAGGTACAGGTAAGAAAATAGTTGTTGGAGGgttaattgttcaattagTTACTTTCAGTATGTTTATCATAGTGGGATTAGTATTCTATTACAAACTCACCAAGTATCCAAGTGAAATTGCAACTACAACTAGACGCTATCCctcaaaattcaataattggaatTCTATACTAATCGTTCTTTTTTTCTGTTCGGTATCGATATTTGTAAGATCTATTTACAGGTTGATCGAGTACACTCAAGGAGATGATGGATATTTGATGTTTCATGAAccttttctttattgttTTGATGCAGCTCTTatgtttttgaatatgtttctctttctttctcAAGATATCggaaaatattatattacGATCGGTACCGTCAAACTTGATGCATCTCGAATTGAGGTATGCGAGCTGTCAGGGACGCTAGCCCTGCAGTTAAGCGCACTCCcatataaaaatttaagaCTTGGGAGGGCCCTGATGTCTACTCCTAACTGA